A genomic segment from Alistipes senegalensis JC50 encodes:
- a CDS encoding alpha-L-fucosidase, producing MKKQFLIALLAFAALCPAFGQETEKIPSWARETKEQKAERMAWWTHDRFGLFIHWGVYSLPARGEGVKRSEWMSDERYQRYFENFNPDLYDPAEWAATAKAAGMKYLVITTKHLDGFCLWDTKYTDFKVTNTPYGKDLIRPLVDAFRAEGIRIGFYYSLIDWNHPDFPYDWLHPNSPRSDEERIEANKHRDLKKYQQYIKNQLTELLTEFGQIDELFLDYSYPGENGKGHKEWDSEGILKLVRKLQPQIIVDNRADMHHTTWGWDFMTPELYVPYEWPKFNGERVPWEICQTLDAWSFGYHRDDEAWKSVRQLVVMLAETVSKGGNLLLDVGPTGRGTFEGRAMDRLAGIGKWMKYHSRSIYGCTQAPEEFEVPKNCLLTYNPETRRLYIHVLEWPFKSLHLPGYEGKVKYAQLLNDASELTFYAQTHADPGAHTVETSRPGDLIMPVPVKQPDDVLPVIELILE from the coding sequence ATGAAAAAACAATTTTTGATTGCATTGCTCGCTTTCGCGGCGCTTTGTCCGGCGTTCGGACAAGAAACGGAGAAGATTCCGTCATGGGCCCGAGAAACCAAGGAACAGAAAGCCGAGCGCATGGCCTGGTGGACACACGACCGTTTCGGACTGTTCATCCACTGGGGCGTTTACAGCCTCCCGGCGCGTGGCGAAGGTGTCAAACGCAGCGAATGGATGTCCGACGAGAGATACCAGCGTTATTTCGAGAATTTTAACCCCGATTTGTACGATCCGGCCGAATGGGCGGCAACAGCCAAGGCTGCCGGAATGAAATATCTTGTCATCACGACCAAGCACCTTGACGGATTCTGTCTTTGGGACACCAAATACACGGACTTCAAGGTAACCAACACTCCTTATGGCAAGGACCTCATCCGGCCACTCGTCGACGCTTTCCGCGCCGAAGGCATCCGCATCGGATTCTACTATTCGCTGATCGACTGGAACCATCCGGATTTTCCTTACGACTGGCTGCATCCCAACAGCCCGCGGTCTGACGAGGAGCGTATCGAGGCCAACAAACACCGCGACCTGAAAAAATACCAGCAGTATATCAAGAACCAGTTGACGGAGCTCTTGACAGAGTTCGGACAGATCGACGAACTATTCCTCGACTACTCCTATCCGGGCGAGAACGGCAAGGGGCACAAGGAGTGGGATTCGGAAGGCATCCTGAAGCTGGTGCGCAAATTGCAGCCACAGATTATCGTCGACAATCGTGCCGACATGCACCACACCACGTGGGGCTGGGACTTCATGACGCCCGAGCTCTATGTCCCCTACGAATGGCCCAAATTCAACGGCGAGCGGGTTCCCTGGGAGATCTGCCAGACTTTGGATGCATGGTCGTTCGGCTACCACCGCGATGACGAAGCGTGGAAATCGGTCCGGCAACTGGTTGTAATGCTTGCCGAAACGGTCAGCAAGGGAGGCAATCTCCTGCTGGACGTAGGACCTACGGGACGCGGCACGTTCGAGGGACGGGCCATGGACCGGCTGGCGGGCATCGGCAAGTGGATGAAGTACCACTCGCGTTCGATCTATGGTTGTACGCAAGCTCCCGAAGAGTTCGAAGTTCCGAAAAACTGTCTGCTCACCTATAATCCGGAAACCCGCCGACTTTACATCCATGTATTGGAATGGCCGTTCAAGTCGCTCCATCTTCCGGGATACGAAGGCAAGGTCAAATACGCTCAGTTGCTGAACGATGCTTCCGAACTGACGTTCTATGCGCAGACGCATGCAGACCCCGGAGCGCACACAGTCGAGACCTCCCGTCCGGGCGACCTCATCATGCCCGTTCCCGTGAAGCAGCCGGACGACGTACTGCCTGTTATCGAATTGATTCTCGAATAG
- a CDS encoding glycoside hydrolase family 43 protein translates to MVVLAGCGSHTYRNPLDVAFGDPFVLHAADGKFYMYGTSDDINGFRVYVSDDLVTWQKGDVIYDGNASTWGTDCFWAPEVYERDGRYYLFFSANWRHNPNGDSETFRIGVAIADSPTGPFSDLYDRPVFDPGYPVIDANVLWDDDGRVYLYYSRCCYKHPVESELSAWARDKGLFDEIEESWVYGVEMKPDFSGVIGEPVALLTPPQSISDPQTRWESRSVTAGEVNRRWTEGSYAFKENGMYYMMYSTNFYGGQHYAVGYATAGSPLGPFVKSPDNPVLEKNTDKGGKVTGTGHNMVLKLPGGGMYCVYHGRTIPTGNARMVFIDPMEVTEDGHLKVFGPTTSPCPVPIK, encoded by the coding sequence ATGGTCGTATTGGCCGGATGTGGTTCGCACACGTACCGGAATCCGCTCGATGTGGCATTCGGCGACCCGTTCGTACTTCATGCCGCCGACGGCAAATTCTACATGTACGGCACGAGCGACGATATCAACGGCTTCCGCGTCTACGTCTCGGACGACCTCGTTACTTGGCAAAAGGGCGATGTCATCTATGACGGCAATGCCTCGACATGGGGGACCGACTGTTTCTGGGCTCCCGAAGTGTACGAACGTGACGGCCGGTATTACCTGTTTTTCAGTGCCAACTGGCGGCATAACCCGAACGGCGACTCCGAAACGTTCCGCATCGGAGTGGCGATTGCCGATTCGCCGACGGGCCCCTTTTCCGACCTGTATGACCGTCCGGTCTTCGATCCCGGCTATCCGGTGATCGACGCCAATGTATTGTGGGACGATGACGGCCGGGTGTATCTCTATTATTCGCGCTGCTGTTATAAGCATCCTGTCGAAAGCGAACTTTCTGCGTGGGCACGCGACAAGGGGCTTTTCGACGAGATCGAGGAGAGCTGGGTATACGGCGTGGAGATGAAGCCCGACTTCAGCGGCGTCATCGGCGAGCCGGTCGCACTGCTGACACCCCCGCAGTCTATTTCTGACCCGCAAACCCGGTGGGAGAGCCGTTCGGTCACCGCGGGAGAGGTCAACCGGCGCTGGACCGAGGGGTCGTACGCCTTCAAGGAAAACGGGATGTATTACATGATGTATTCCACCAACTTCTACGGCGGACAGCATTATGCGGTGGGCTATGCTACGGCCGGTTCGCCGCTGGGTCCCTTCGTGAAATCCCCGGACAATCCGGTTCTCGAAAAGAATACGGACAAGGGCGGCAAGGTCACGGGAACGGGGCACAATATGGTCCTGAAGCTTCCTGGTGGCGGAATGTATTGTGTCTATCATGGCAGGACGATTCCGACGGGCAATGCTCGTATGGTCTTCATCGATCCTATGGAGGTAACCGAGGACGGTCATCTGAAGGTTTTCGGTCCGACTACCTCGCCTTGCCCCGTACCGATCAAATGA
- a CDS encoding transposase has product MKKVYSFTHSLLIIFSRSTIKDAARLSLVRWYNKVDDSGFKSFNVIAATLYKHYDEVLNFFVNRATNTFAESFNAKIKAFRTSLRGVTNY; this is encoded by the coding sequence TTGAAGAAAGTTTATTCATTCACGCATTCTCTTCTGATAATATTCTCCAGAAGCACCATTAAAGACGCTGCGAGGCTGTCGCTTGTACGATGGTACAACAAAGTGGACGATTCCGGCTTCAAAAGCTTTAATGTCATTGCTGCCACTTTGTACAAGCATTATGATGAGGTCTTGAATTTCTTTGTCAACAGAGCTACAAACACATTCGCAGAATCATTTAATGCTAAAATCAAAGCGTTTAGGACTTCGCTGAGAGGGGTGACGAATTATTAG
- a CDS encoding transglycosylase SLT domain-containing protein, translating to MLKKTVLTFAFLTILTTFYGFNARFAAPATDGAPNGMEAMNRSLLPEGSYVISAYDDVIRHISEQEGNDWRLMSAIAYHESRFRPDIISRRGARGLMQIMPSVARQFDVPVTEVSNPETNIWLANKLLTKIASTLCLPEDISEKDRMSIILASYNSGVGHVNDARRLAKLDGENPDSWEVVARYLSLKADPAYYESEVVKCGRFTGSRQTLAYVNDVIGRYDRYCRVAGR from the coding sequence ATGTTGAAAAAGACCGTATTAACGTTTGCGTTCTTGACCATTCTGACCACTTTCTACGGCTTCAACGCCCGGTTCGCCGCACCTGCGACGGACGGCGCGCCGAACGGAATGGAGGCGATGAACCGTTCGCTGCTCCCCGAGGGCAGCTACGTCATCTCGGCTTACGACGATGTGATCCGCCATATCAGCGAACAGGAGGGCAACGACTGGCGGCTGATGAGCGCCATCGCCTACCACGAATCGCGCTTCAGACCCGACATCATCTCGCGCCGCGGGGCCCGCGGACTGATGCAGATCATGCCTTCGGTGGCACGCCAGTTCGACGTTCCCGTGACGGAGGTTTCCAATCCGGAGACCAATATCTGGCTGGCGAACAAGCTGTTGACGAAGATCGCATCGACGCTCTGCCTTCCCGAGGACATCTCCGAGAAGGACCGGATGAGCATCATCCTGGCGTCGTACAACAGCGGCGTCGGTCATGTGAACGACGCGCGCCGTCTGGCGAAGCTGGACGGAGAGAATCCCGATTCTTGGGAGGTCGTGGCGCGTTATCTCAGTCTGAAAGCCGATCCCGCGTATTACGAGAGCGAAGTGGTCAAATGCGGACGTTTCACCGGCAGCCGGCAGACGCTGGCTTATGTGAACGACGTGATAGGACGTTACGACAGATACTGCCGCGTCGCCGGGAGGTGA
- a CDS encoding putative porin, which translates to MSGFSNRILLVLLFGLFFAVPQTGRCQGFDAKTLMRAQQNGQSGNLYGNNPFEQPEGEEGEQPQDTTKKERKIRKPLESYLFNDSIRALNNFKWHVSRDFNRVEIGPLDTTLTDYRIDYPFYREEVGDIAQGALGQTSLPLNYFRRPQFFDFSFASPYYAYTYNMENVPFYNTKKPIIRMSYAESGQKRFREENFNIMHAQNISPTTGFNVDYKARGTRGQYVWSRTKNHNLSVAVSHTGKRYSVHAGYYNNHIEQQENGGVVGNWAIADTVFEMPSGVPMRLADAEAKNLYRNNAFFVTQSYGIPLQRLTEHDFSMANLSAVYIGHSFEYSSWSKVYTDRNEPYTNERDHRDENGNYVSAEGRYYDNWYINPTETRDSIYERVVSNRFFVQAQPWDRNGVVGTIDAGVGIDMHTYSQFELKDYLTGKYTKVNKTSYFFYGSVSGKIKKYVDWDGNLRFYPSGYRGGDLSIGAHLALKGYLRGHPLILEGRFTMDRRSPNYWQENLFSNHYIWNTPLDKENETRFEVKFSVPDFAFEAGAWQGVVSDKIYYASDSNVAQHGGNVSLTSVYARKDFRLGGLHLDNRVLLQWSTDQDVVPVPLLSAFLSYYYEFWVVRDVLRLQIGLDGRYNTRYYAPGYNPALSVYYNQREVEVGNYPYVDAFAMAKWKRMRIFLKYQHVNKGLFGNGEYFSAARYPLNPGMFKIGISWGFYD; encoded by the coding sequence ATGTCGGGATTTTCGAATCGCATATTGCTGGTGCTCCTGTTCGGCCTGTTTTTTGCAGTGCCTCAGACAGGGCGTTGCCAGGGCTTCGATGCGAAGACCCTGATGCGCGCCCAGCAGAACGGCCAGTCGGGAAATCTCTACGGCAACAACCCTTTCGAACAGCCCGAGGGCGAGGAGGGGGAGCAGCCGCAGGATACGACCAAGAAGGAGCGCAAGATCCGCAAGCCGCTGGAGTCCTATCTGTTCAACGACTCGATACGTGCGCTGAACAACTTCAAATGGCACGTGAGCCGCGATTTCAACCGCGTCGAGATCGGACCTTTGGACACCACGCTGACCGATTACCGGATCGACTATCCGTTCTACCGGGAGGAGGTGGGCGACATCGCCCAGGGAGCCCTGGGGCAAACGTCGCTGCCGCTGAACTACTTCCGGCGGCCTCAGTTCTTTGATTTCAGTTTTGCGAGTCCCTACTATGCGTACACCTACAACATGGAGAACGTGCCCTTCTACAACACGAAGAAGCCGATCATCCGCATGAGCTACGCCGAGTCGGGGCAGAAGCGTTTCCGCGAGGAGAATTTCAACATCATGCACGCGCAGAACATCTCGCCGACGACGGGATTCAACGTCGATTACAAGGCGCGGGGCACGCGCGGGCAGTATGTGTGGTCGCGGACCAAGAACCACAACCTCTCGGTGGCCGTCAGCCATACCGGAAAGCGCTACTCGGTGCATGCGGGTTACTACAACAACCACATCGAGCAGCAGGAGAACGGCGGCGTGGTCGGCAACTGGGCCATTGCGGACACCGTTTTCGAGATGCCCTCGGGCGTTCCGATGCGGCTGGCCGACGCCGAGGCCAAGAACCTCTACCGCAACAACGCCTTCTTCGTCACGCAGTCCTACGGCATTCCGCTGCAACGGCTCACCGAGCACGATTTCTCGATGGCTAACCTTTCGGCGGTCTATATAGGCCACTCGTTCGAGTACAGTTCGTGGAGCAAGGTCTACACCGACAGGAACGAGCCCTATACCAACGAACGCGACCACCGCGACGAGAACGGCAACTACGTGTCGGCAGAGGGCCGCTACTACGACAACTGGTACATCAACCCCACGGAGACGCGCGACTCGATCTACGAACGGGTCGTCTCGAACCGCTTCTTCGTGCAGGCGCAGCCCTGGGACCGAAACGGGGTGGTGGGAACGATCGACGCCGGCGTCGGCATCGACATGCACACCTACTCGCAGTTCGAACTGAAAGATTACCTGACGGGCAAGTACACGAAGGTCAACAAGACGAGTTACTTCTTTTACGGCTCGGTCAGCGGAAAGATAAAAAAGTATGTCGATTGGGACGGGAATCTCAGATTCTACCCGTCGGGATACAGAGGCGGAGACCTTTCGATCGGCGCGCACCTCGCGCTGAAAGGCTACCTCCGCGGACACCCCCTGATTCTCGAAGGACGGTTCACGATGGACCGCCGTTCGCCCAACTACTGGCAGGAGAATCTATTCTCGAACCATTATATATGGAACACTCCTTTGGACAAGGAGAATGAAACTCGGTTCGAGGTCAAGTTTTCGGTCCCCGATTTCGCTTTCGAAGCGGGGGCATGGCAGGGAGTCGTCTCCGACAAGATCTATTATGCGTCGGACAGCAACGTCGCCCAGCACGGCGGAAACGTCAGCCTCACGAGTGTGTATGCTCGCAAAGATTTCCGCTTGGGCGGACTTCATTTGGACAACAGGGTATTGTTGCAGTGGAGTACGGATCAGGATGTCGTACCCGTTCCGCTTTTGAGCGCCTTCCTTTCGTATTACTACGAGTTCTGGGTCGTGCGCGACGTGCTGCGCTTGCAGATCGGTCTGGACGGACGCTATAATACGCGGTATTATGCGCCCGGTTACAATCCGGCTCTGTCGGTGTATTACAACCAGCGCGAGGTCGAAGTGGGGAACTATCCCTACGTGGACGCCTTCGCAATGGCGAAGTGGAAGAGAATGCGGATATTCTTGAAATATCAGCATGTGAACAAGGGACTGTTCGGTAACGGAGAGTATTTCTCGGCGGCTCGTTATCCGCTGAATCCGGGCATGTTCAAAATCGGTATCTCGTGGGGATTCTATGATTAG
- a CDS encoding CDP-alcohol phosphatidyltransferase family protein has product MKIKFFTIPNLLTLSNLLCGSVAAVAALVWGNLTLAFGLMILAAVFDFFDGFTARLLDQSSPIGLQLDSLADDITFGFAPAAAMYVLYQRMPGVWLPEGALGLVVFAFTAFAALRLAKFNIDDTQRTEFCGLPSPAAAMLCASLGMLAECYGLTLLRETVLAVAVVVGLLMISDVRMFALKFHGFGWKGNGLRYTFILVSAAMAVVLRGYAVPLIIVLYVLISLVRGFACRANGCGKAE; this is encoded by the coding sequence ATGAAAATCAAATTCTTCACCATACCCAACCTGCTGACCCTTTCGAACCTGCTCTGCGGTTCGGTCGCAGCGGTCGCCGCGCTGGTCTGGGGCAACTTGACGCTGGCTTTCGGGCTGATGATCCTGGCTGCCGTGTTCGACTTTTTCGACGGCTTCACGGCGCGCCTGCTCGACCAGAGTTCGCCCATCGGGCTACAACTGGATTCGCTGGCCGACGACATCACCTTCGGGTTCGCGCCCGCCGCCGCGATGTACGTCCTCTATCAGCGGATGCCGGGCGTCTGGCTGCCGGAGGGGGCCCTCGGGCTCGTCGTCTTCGCCTTCACGGCCTTTGCTGCGCTGCGGCTGGCGAAATTCAACATCGACGACACGCAGCGCACGGAGTTCTGCGGACTGCCTTCGCCGGCCGCCGCGATGCTCTGCGCCTCGCTCGGTATGCTGGCCGAGTGTTACGGGCTGACGCTCCTGCGCGAGACGGTGTTGGCCGTGGCCGTGGTCGTGGGGCTGCTGATGATCTCGGACGTGAGGATGTTCGCCCTCAAATTCCACGGATTCGGCTGGAAGGGGAATGGTTTGCGCTATACGTTCATTCTCGTCAGCGCCGCGATGGCGGTCGTCCTGCGCGGATACGCCGTGCCGCTGATCATCGTGCTTTACGTCCTGATTTCGCTCGTCCGGGGGTTCGCCTGCCGGGCAAACGGCTGTGGGAAAGCCGAATAG
- a CDS encoding mannose-1-phosphate guanylyltransferase, which produces MASNKYCVIMAGGIGSRFWPKSRQSMPKQFLDILGTGKSFIRHTYERFAKIVPPENFLVVTNDKYKKLVLEHIPEIGEKQVLCEPVGRNTAPCVAYAAYTLMKRNPDAEMIVTPADHLILNEDDFREIIAECLAFASEHNALMTVGIKPTRPDTGYGYIQVSDNRPISKVKCFTEKPDLELAQVFLQSGEFYWNSGIFVWTVRAIVEAFEKYLPEHHAMFSGVMRAIGTDAERNVLEIAYSECRAISIDYGIMEKADNVYVRCGEFGWSDVGTWGSVYQHSRKDRYANAIPEKGCYLYDTRSSIVSLPKEKIAVISGLKEYIVVDTDDVLLICPRAEEQNIKKFIDEVKFNNGDKHI; this is translated from the coding sequence ATGGCAAGCAATAAATATTGTGTCATCATGGCGGGCGGCATCGGATCGCGTTTCTGGCCCAAAAGCCGGCAGTCGATGCCCAAACAGTTCCTCGATATTCTGGGAACGGGGAAATCCTTTATCCGCCACACGTACGAACGCTTCGCAAAAATCGTCCCGCCGGAGAATTTTCTGGTGGTGACGAACGACAAATACAAGAAACTGGTGCTGGAACACATTCCGGAGATCGGCGAAAAACAGGTGCTCTGCGAGCCCGTGGGCCGCAACACCGCCCCCTGCGTGGCCTATGCGGCCTATACGCTGATGAAGCGCAATCCCGACGCCGAAATGATCGTCACCCCGGCGGACCACCTGATCCTCAACGAAGACGACTTCCGGGAGATCATCGCCGAATGTCTCGCTTTCGCATCGGAGCACAACGCGCTGATGACCGTGGGCATCAAACCCACGCGCCCCGACACGGGCTACGGCTACATCCAGGTCTCGGACAACCGCCCCATCAGCAAGGTCAAGTGCTTCACCGAAAAGCCCGACCTCGAACTGGCGCAGGTGTTCCTGCAATCGGGCGAATTCTACTGGAACTCGGGAATCTTCGTGTGGACCGTGCGCGCGATCGTCGAGGCTTTCGAGAAATACCTTCCCGAGCACCACGCGATGTTCAGCGGCGTGATGCGCGCCATCGGCACCGACGCCGAGCGCAACGTGCTGGAAATCGCCTATTCGGAGTGCCGCGCCATCTCGATCGACTACGGCATCATGGAGAAGGCCGACAACGTCTACGTCCGCTGCGGGGAGTTCGGCTGGAGCGATGTCGGGACGTGGGGCTCGGTCTACCAGCACTCGCGCAAGGACCGCTACGCCAACGCCATTCCCGAGAAGGGGTGCTACCTCTACGACACGCGCTCGTCGATCGTCTCGCTGCCGAAGGAGAAGATCGCCGTCATCAGCGGCCTGAAAGAGTACATCGTCGTCGATACGGACGACGTGCTGCTGATCTGCCCCCGCGCCGAGGAGCAGAACATCAAGAAATTCATCGACGAAGTGAAATTCAACAACGGCGACAAGCACATCTGA
- a CDS encoding UDP-N-acetylmuramoyl-tripeptide--D-alanyl-D-alanine ligase: MSELYDLFLKHPRISTDTRKIEPDSIFFALRGTNFDGNRFVAEALEKGAAFAVSDDAGAAAADERILYAGDTLQALQELAREHRRALGIPILAISGSSGKTTTKELVSRVLGERFAVCATRGNLNNHIGVPLTLLSMTRDTEFGVVEMGASACGELALLTSVAEPGYGILTNIGRAHLAGFGGPEGIRRGKGELFDYLAANGGRAFVPSDDRVLTEMAAERDSLAAEYYPVSLADGMENHLEGAYNRYNIAAAVAVGRYFGIPDERIRRAIAGYVPDNNRSQRTETARNTLVIDCYNANPLSMRLAVESFLAEPLGRRQRRVLILGDMLELGEWSAHEHTEIIRQAAQSPDAELLLVGSEFTQACASLPEKPARTTLCPTREELLSRLRLSPVENALVLLKGSRGIGLEKAIPEL, from the coding sequence ATGAGCGAACTTTACGACCTCTTCCTGAAACACCCCCGCATCTCGACCGACACCCGGAAGATCGAGCCCGATTCGATATTCTTCGCCCTGCGGGGCACCAACTTCGACGGCAACCGCTTCGTCGCGGAGGCGCTTGAGAAAGGCGCCGCCTTCGCCGTTTCCGACGACGCCGGTGCGGCGGCCGCCGACGAACGCATCCTCTATGCCGGGGACACGCTGCAAGCCCTTCAGGAGCTGGCCCGGGAACACCGCCGGGCGCTGGGCATCCCCATCCTCGCCATCTCGGGCAGCAGCGGCAAAACCACCACCAAGGAGCTCGTCAGCCGCGTATTGGGCGAACGGTTCGCGGTCTGCGCCACGCGCGGCAATCTCAACAACCATATCGGCGTTCCGCTGACGCTGCTTTCGATGACCCGCGACACGGAATTCGGCGTGGTGGAGATGGGCGCGAGCGCCTGCGGCGAACTGGCCCTGCTGACCTCCGTCGCCGAACCCGGCTACGGCATTCTGACCAACATCGGACGGGCGCATCTCGCAGGTTTCGGAGGACCCGAGGGAATCCGCCGGGGCAAGGGAGAGTTGTTCGACTATCTCGCCGCGAACGGCGGCCGCGCCTTCGTGCCGTCCGACGACCGGGTGCTGACGGAGATGGCCGCCGAACGCGATTCGCTGGCTGCGGAATACTATCCCGTCTCGCTGGCCGACGGCATGGAGAACCACCTCGAAGGGGCCTACAACCGCTACAACATCGCCGCCGCGGTAGCCGTGGGACGCTATTTCGGCATTCCCGACGAACGCATCCGCCGCGCCATAGCCGGCTACGTCCCCGACAACAACCGTTCGCAGCGCACCGAGACGGCCCGCAACACGCTCGTCATCGACTGCTACAACGCCAACCCGCTGAGTATGCGGCTGGCCGTCGAAAGTTTCCTCGCCGAACCGCTCGGCCGGCGGCAGCGCCGGGTGCTGATCCTGGGCGACATGCTCGAACTGGGCGAATGGTCCGCGCACGAGCACACGGAGATCATCCGCCAGGCGGCGCAGTCTCCCGACGCCGAGCTGCTGCTCGTCGGCAGCGAATTCACGCAAGCCTGCGCCTCGCTCCCCGAAAAACCGGCCCGCACGACCCTCTGCCCCACGCGCGAAGAGCTGCTTTCGCGGCTGCGGCTCTCCCCCGTCGAAAACGCCCTCGTGCTGCTCAAAGGCTCGCGCGGCATCGGGCTGGAGAAGGCGATCCCCGAACTCTGA
- a CDS encoding nucleoside triphosphate pyrophosphohydrolase family protein translates to MTLNEYQQHALETAIYPNERRIIYPTLGLTGEAGEVADKVKKVIRDGHEEFTPEKRLEIVKEIGDVLWYCATLSRDLGYELEEVAQMNVEKLRSRMQRNHISGSGDNR, encoded by the coding sequence ATGACACTCAACGAATACCAGCAGCACGCCCTCGAAACGGCCATCTATCCCAACGAACGCCGCATCATCTACCCCACGCTCGGGCTCACGGGCGAAGCGGGCGAAGTCGCCGACAAGGTGAAGAAAGTGATCCGCGACGGACACGAGGAGTTCACCCCCGAAAAGAGACTCGAAATCGTCAAGGAGATCGGCGACGTGCTGTGGTACTGCGCCACGCTCTCGCGCGACCTGGGCTACGAACTCGAAGAGGTGGCGCAGATGAACGTCGAAAAACTCCGCTCGCGCATGCAGCGCAACCACATCTCGGGCAGCGGCGACAACAGGTAA